One window of the Microtus ochrogaster isolate Prairie Vole_2 chromosome 10, MicOch1.0, whole genome shotgun sequence genome contains the following:
- the Oxct2 gene encoding succinyl-CoA:3-ketoacid coenzyme A transferase 2, mitochondrial, with protein sequence MAALRLLAWALPRGVSICRPPPALPHRLVLRFASDRYGRVHFYTDPVKALEDVKDGSTVMLGGFGLCGIPENLIGALKTKGVKDLKIVSSNVGVEDFGLGILLASKQVRRVVCSYLGENALCEKLYLAGELDLEMTPQGTLAERIRAGGAGVPAFYTPTGYGTLVQEGGAPIRYAPDGHLVTLSQPREVREFNGRHYLLEHAIRADFALVKGWKADRSGNVIFRGSARNFNVPMCKAADISVVEVEEIVDVGTFRPEDIHIPNIYVDRVIKGPKYEKRIERMTTRDSQPAAASKQQDSIRTRIIKRAALEFEDGMYANLGIGIPVLASNFISPKMKVYLHSENGILGLGPFPLKNEVDADIINAGKQTVTVIPEGCFFASDDSFAMIRGGHIQLTMLGAMQVSKYGDLANWMVPGKKVKGMGGAMDLVSGNTKVVVTMEHCTKTKEPKILDKCTMPLTGKRCVDLIITEKAVFKVDPKKGLTLVELWEGTSMDDLKATTACSFKVCPNLKPMQQIKPDA encoded by the coding sequence ATGGCGGCGCTGAGGCTTTTGGCTTGGGCGCTTCCGCGCGGAGTCTCCATCTGCCGCCCACCGCCCGCGCTGCCCCACCGCCTTGTCCTCCGCTTTGCTAGCGACCGCTACGGACGGGTCCACTTTTACACGGACCCTGTGAAGGCGTTGGAGGACGTCAAGGATGGGTCGACCGTCATGCTAGGAGGCTTCGGGCTCTGTGGCATCCCCGAGAACCTGATCGGCGCGCTGAAGACCAAGGGCGTGAAGGACCTGAAGATCGTCAGCAGCAACGTGGGCGTGGAGGACTTCGGCCTGGGCATCTTGCTGGCCTCCAAGCAGGTCAGGCGCGTGGTGTGTTCGTACCTGGGGGAGAACGCACTGTGCGAGAAGTTGTACCTGGCAGGCGAGCTGGACCTGGAGATGACGCCGCAGGGCACCCTGGCCGAGCGCATCCGCGCAGGAGGCGCGGGCGTGCCCGCTTTCTACACGCCTACGGGCTATGGCACACTGGTGCAGGAAGGGGGCGCCCCCATTCGGTACGCGCCAGATGGCCACCTGGTCACCCTGAGCCAGCCGCGGGAGGTGCGCGAGTTCAATGGCCGCCACTACCTGCTGGAGCACGCCATCCGCGCCGACTTCGCCCTGGTCAAGGGCTGGAAAGCCGACCGTTCTGGCAACGTTATCTTCCGGGGCAGCGCGCGTAACTTCAACGTGCCCATGTGCAAGGCCGCGGACATCtctgtggtggaggtggaggagatcGTGGACGTGGGCACTTTCCGCCCAGAGGACATCCACATCCCCAACATCTACGTGGACCGTGTGATCAAGGGACCGAAATACGAAAAGCGCATCGAGCGCATGACCACGCGAGACAGCCAACCCGCAGCCGCTAGCAAGCAACAGGACTCCATCAGGACGCGCATTATCAAGCGCGCAGCTCTCGAGTTCGAGGATGGCATGTATGCCAATCTGGGCATCGGGATCCCTGTTTTGGCCAGCAACTTCATCAGCCCCAAGATGAAAGTCTACCTTCATAGTGAAAACGGGATCCTGGGCTTGGGCCCGTTCCCCTTGAAAAATGAGGTGGATGCCGACATCATCAACGCGGGCAAGCAGACGGTGACCGTGATCCCCGAGGGCTGTTTCTTCGCCAGCGATGACTCTTTTGCCATGATCCGCGGAGGACACATCCAACTGACCATGCTCGGTGCCATGCAGGTTTCCAAATACGGTGACCTGGCCAACTGGATGGTGCCAGGCAAGAAAGTGAAGGGCATGGGCGGAGCCATGGACTTGGTGTCAGGTAACACCAAAGTGGTGGTCACCATGGAACACTGCACCAAGACAAAGGAACCCAAGATCTTGGACAAATGCACCATGCCGCTGACGGGCAAACGCTGCGTGGACCTCATCATCACCGAGAAGGCCGTGTTTAAGGTGGATCCAAAGAAGGGGTTGACGCTGGTGGAGCTGTGGGAGGGCACGTCGATGGATGACCTCAAGGCCACCACAGCCTGCTCCTTTAAGGTGTGCCCCAACCTCAAGCCCATGCAGCAGATCAAACCTGATGCTTGA